From the genome of Brassica oleracea var. oleracea cultivar TO1000 chromosome C4, BOL, whole genome shotgun sequence:
ATAAATCAAGACTGGTTGCAAACGGCAAATCGCAACAAGAAGGCATCGACTTCTCTAAAACATTCAGTCCTGTTGTAAAACCGGCAACAATACGAAGTGTGCTTCATGTCGCGTTGGCTAACGACTGGTCGGTGCATCAATTGGACGTCCAAAATGCTTTTCTTCATGGCACTCTTGATGAAACCGTCTACATGTTTCAGCCTCCCGGGTTCGTGGACTCAACAAAACCGAATCACGTATGTAAGTTGAATCGCTCGATATATGGCTTGAAGCAATCTCCTCGCGCCTGGAACGCTCGGTTTGTGCGATTCATCACCTCTCAAGGTTTTAAGCAAAGCAGGAGTGATGCGAGTCTGTTCGTTTACAAGAGAGGGAACGACATCAGTTATTTACTTCTATATGTGGACGACATCATAGTCACTTCGTCGTCTTCCCTCCTCACCTCGAAAATCATCACCGCAATGAAGCAAAAATTTCCTATGACTGACGGTGGTCTCATCAATTCGTTCTTGGGCATTGCTGCAGTTCACAACAACAAAGGCTTGTTCTTGCATCAAAGTCGCTATGCTGAGGAGATCTTGCTCTGAGCTGGTATGCAAGACTGCAAACCGGTAGCTACACCAGTGGATTTAAAGTCCAAACTCGCAGAGGACTTAGGCAAACCGCTAGACAACCCGACCGAGTATCGAAGTCTCGCAGGAGCTTTACAATATCTATATTCAGTTCAACAAATTTGTCTATTCATGCACGATCCGCGAGACATACACATGCAAGCTCTACGTCGCATTCTACGCTACTTACAAGGAACTAAAGACAGAGGGTTAAAGCTACTAAAACATCAAAAACTTTCGTTGACAGCTTATTCAGATGCCGATTGGGCCGGATGTCCTTCTACCAGGCGCTCAACGTCGGGGTTTTGTGTGTTTTTAGGCGACAACCTCCTGTCCTGGTCTGCAAAACGACATGCTACAGTGTCACGATCAAGTGCCGAAGCCGAGTATAAAGGAGTCACAAATGCAGTAGCTGAAGCGTGCTGGCTACGCAACCTCCTCCTGGAACTGCATTGCCCTCTGTGTACTGCGACAACATTAGTGCTGTCTACCTCCCTTCAAATCCAGTGCAATATCAACGTACTAAGCACATAGAAATAGACATACACTTTGTTAGAGAAAAAGTACAAATGGGCGAAGTGAGAGTTCATCACATACCGGCTACTTCACATTATGCAAATATTTTCACCAAAGAACTACCCACCTCCTTGTTCAACAGCTTCCGCTCCAGTCTTGGTGTCAATACAATCGACCATGCGACTGCGGGGTNNNNNNNNNNNNNNNNNNNNNNNNNNNNNNNNNNNNNNNNNNNNNNNNNNNNNNNNNNNNNNNNNNNNNNNNNNNNNNNNNNNNNNNNNNNNNNNNNNNNNNNNNNNNGTGGGGGGTGGGGGGAGGTGTTAGTGAGGTGGGGGGAGGTGTTAGTAAAACTAAGAATATTTCATTCTGGTTTAGATTTAGTCTCCTGGAATCGTGGACATATCCCACGTATCTTGTAACAGTTTACTCTTTATATATTTATATACTGTTGTAAATCACCTTAATGATTAAGGGAAAATACTTCTACTTTCAAAGATCAATCCCGATCTTTTCGACTTTGGGATTTTGTGAATGGTGCATACAAAATATACTTAGATACTTAGGGGAAGACCCCTTGAAAAATATAGAAAGAGCCGATTCAGACATGTGTATCTCACATAATGAACTTATTATCCCTCTCAGTCTCTTATCCTATGACTCTGCTAAAAAGACAAAGTAACAGAAGATCAGAACCGAGCGGTAACTTGAGTGAAAAGTGCCTTGAAATCCTTTGTTGGGGTGCCTGTTCCCTCAGGCTTTGAGGCCAGATCAAGTGCTTTATACTTTGCCTCCTCGAGCTGCAACGCCTGCTCGAATAAGACACACCATGGATTAGAGGAGACACAAACTGATTTTTTTTTAAAAATATGGTGCAACAATTCTAATGTACACACACCTGAACGCAGACTTCAGCAACATCAGCCCTTGCAATCGTTCTCATTTCTGTCTCTAGAATCTCGTCATCTTTTCCCACAATTAATTCTCGAATGCCACCTTCTTTGTCCTGCAGACCGCCCGCCCTGATTCCACAACTAATATATGTAAGATGACATTCCACCATTGCAATTTGAATCATATGCAAAGTCTAACCTGATGATGGTGTACGGAATACCGGAATCAGCCAAGTACTGCTCAGCTTTCCTCTTCCAAACCTACAAATTTTACAGAACCATGCTTAAAGATTCTGAACATTTTTTTTGCTGTCAAACTCATCTTCTCTGTTCAAGAAAAACAAAGAAAGAAGAATCACCAGAATGTTGGCATTGCCAATGCTATTCAAGGGGTTGTTTATGTTTGTTCCTCCCATCGACCCCACCAAAACAATCTGCTTAATTCCTGCTGCCTTGGCTGTTCAAAAAAGACAAGATCATCAACCCTTTCTCTACAAAGACACATATAAAAGTACAAAGTTTCATCAATTTCCAACTCAAAACCAATTAGCAATTAATGGATTGGTCCAAGTCTTTCATGTAGGAGTTCATATTCTTACACACACTCTTTAAATATTAGTGTAATAAAAAGCTCAAAGAGATGAATACAAACCAGCATCTATCTGATTCTTCTGACCAATCCAATCAACCTACAAAATAAGGACAAAGAATCAAAAACCAAACAAGAATGTACAAAACCCACAAGAACACAGTAGCAACTAGTTGTTGTCACCTGTTCAGGATAAGCTCCTTCTTCAAAGTAGAACTCAGGTCTCTCTCCTTTGCTAGGATCAAAACCAGGTTTCATCTTCGGTACAGCGCTCGTAAGAATGACCAAAGCATCAATCCCTTGCACAGCAGGAGCAATGGATTCAGGGTCTCGAATATCACCGACGAACACTTCGTCCTCTCCACCAATCTTCTCCTTGCTCTCTTTCGTCCTCACCAAGCCTCTCGCCACGAACTGATCCGACCTCTCCTTCAACTTCTTGTACACGATTTGCCCTGACATGCAGACGAACAATACTCTTACCGTTTTAGAACATGATCAGGTTACGTGATGGACAAGAGAGAGAGAGAGAGGGAACCTGTTCTTCCACCGGCACCGGTGACGAGGACGGTGAGAGGCTCAGCTGCTGCGGCGGCGGAGACGGTTAAGGATGCTCTTCTGAGATTGCCGGCAAACTTCCTCTGACCGTAGATCGACGTCGTGTCTGAAACAAGCGAGCGGAACTGGAGAGACGGCGAAGAAGGTGGAGTTGAGGAGCGAGGAACTGAGACGAAGGAAGAGGAGATAGCTCTGGATTTGTAAGTGTTGGGAGGAACAAGTGCATGGAAGAGTGTAGTCGTCGTCATCGCCATTGACTGGAGTTACGTAAGCTCAGACGATGACGAGAGAGTCGGAGGAGACACCTTATCGTTTCTCAGATTCTCGCCACGTCACCTTATCGTTCGAATGGTTTGTTTTTCACTTCAAGACGGCCGACGGGCCTGATATTCACTTGGGCCTGGAGCAATCTCTTAAAACACAATTTTTACATTAATGTATTATAAAAAATATATAAAAATGATTATATCCAATTTTACAACTGAAATTTAAATATATTTTAAAAATAAATTATATGTAGTGATTTTATTTACTGTATAATGAAAAATCTTACTGTATAATGAACAATATTATTCATTACAAAATTCACATTAAACAGTTATATATTGAATTTTAAAATAAATTTTTCCTTATTAATTAATATAAACAGTAATAAATATTTAATCAAATCATTATACCAAACGTTTTCACTAAAAACATACTAATTGGTTTGATATAATTATTTGTAGTACTAGTACCATAATCTGCTTTAGATTTTTGACCCATGAACCATGAAATTTTCCTTATTTATTAATGATAACTTGATACATTTTTGAACCATGGAATACATTTTAGCTAGAGAAAGTGCATCATATTGTTAGCGAAACTGCAATGTGCAGTGGCGGAGCCAGAATGTTTTCTTACAGGGGTCGGCCATAAACCTATATACTGTATATATATATATATAATTATTTATAAATGGCTAAAATAATATTATAAAAATTATTTTTCTATAGCTTAAAATATTTTTATTATGATTTAATTTTTTAAATCTTTAAATATTTTTTAACCAAAAAAATGAGAGAATCATTTAAAAACTAGTCACCGATATAATTTTGTAATACTATTTTCATAATTTTATTTCTACAAAATTTTCACAGTTATTTCATAAAAATTTAAATTAAAACTCACCAAAATCGTTAAAAAGTAGATAATTTACAAAAGCTTGTGAATACATTAGTAGCTTTCATGTTTTATCAAATTCTAAATAAAATCCAAAGCAAAATATACAAAATTAAATTAATGTAAAAGAAAATAACTTGAACATACATGATGTTTTATATTTTCTACCTCACAAAAAGCAGAGATGAAACAGTAGGCTAAGGAAGAGTTTTTGCCTATTTCAAAATCTGATTTTTATGTTTTGCTAAAANNNNNNNNNNNNNNNNNNNNNNNNNNNNNNNNNNNNNNNNNNNNNNNNNNNNNNNNNNNNNNNNNNNNNNNNNNNNNNNNNNNNNNNNNNNNNNNNNNNNNNNNNNNNNNNNNNNNNNNNNNNNNNNNNNNNNNNNNNNNNNNNNNNNNNNNNNNNNNNNNNNNNNNNNNNNNNNNNNNNNNNNNNNNNNNNNNNNNNNNNNNNNNNNNNNNNNNNNNNNNNNNNNNNNNNNNNNNNNNNNNNNNNNNNNNNNNNNNNNNNNNNNNNNNNNNNNNNNNNNNNNNNNNNNNNNNNNNNNNNNNNNNNNNNNNNNNNNNNNNNNNNNNNNNNNNNNNNNNNNNNNNNNNNNNNNNNNNNNNNNNNNNNNNNNNNNNNNNNNNNNNNNNNNNNNNNNNNNNNNNNNNNNNNNNNNNNNNNNNNNNNNNNNNNNNNNNNNNNNNNNNNNNNNNNNNNNNNNNNNNNNNNNNNNNNNNNNNNNNNNNNNNNNNNNNNNNNNNNNNNNNNNNNNNNNNNNNNNNNNNNNNNNNNNNNNNNNNNNNNNNNNNNNNNNNNNNNNNNNNNNNNNNNNNNNNNNNNNNNNNNNNNNNNNNNNNNNNNNNNNNNNNNNNNNNNNNNNNNNNNNNNNNNNNNNNNNNNNNNNNNNNNNNNNNNNNNNNNNNNNNNNNNNNNNNNNNNNNNNNNNNNNNNNNNNNNNNNNNNNNNNNNNNNNNNNNNNNNNNNNNNNNNNNNNNNNNNNNNNNNNNNNNNNNNNNNNNNNNNNNNNNNNNNNNTTTTTTTCTCATAATTAAGAAGACCAAAATTGAAAATCTTAAAACCAACAGACCGGATACCGACTGACTAAATTAGTTATTTGAACCTCTTAATCGTTCTGCAATTAGCGATGCAACAGACTATTGGAATTAGTAATGTAAAGCTCTAAATCGTGCGAATGAAACAAAAAACCAAAATTTAAAATCGAAAGAGAGGACTCTCCAAATGCTTGTTGAGTTATAAAGGAGAAGGTAATCTTACAGTCCTTCTTCAGAGAATGAAGTCGAATGCAAGTTTGTTGTCAATATCTGCCTCTTCTTGTTCCATCAGTAGAAAGTGAGCGAATTACATCTCTGGTCGTGGCAATGGTCTTGTTTAAGAGAAGCAAGACCTCAACAGCAAGAATGTTAATCAATCAATTAGATACGCAGATTCAAAATGTAAAAGTTTTTTTCCCCTCATATCTTAAAAGTCGAATCCAATCAGAAAACAAAAAAAACT
Proteins encoded in this window:
- the LOC106341966 gene encoding uncharacterized protein At2g37660, chloroplastic, with the translated sequence MAMTTTTLFHALVPPNTYKSRAISSSFVSVPRSSTPPSSPSLQFRSLVSDTTSIYGQRKFAGNLRRASLTVSAAAAAEPLTVLVTGAGGRTGQIVYKKLKERSDQFVARGLVRTKESKEKIGGEDEVFVGDIRDPESIAPAVQGIDALVILTSAVPKMKPGFDPSKGERPEFYFEEGAYPEQVDWIGQKNQIDAAKAAGIKQIVLVGSMGGTNINNPLNSIGNANILVWKRKAEQYLADSGIPYTIIRAGGLQDKEGGIRELIVGKDDEILETEMRTIARADVAEVCVQALQLEEAKYKALDLASKPEGTGTPTKDFKALFTQVTARF